From Pan troglodytes isolate AG18354 chromosome 9, NHGRI_mPanTro3-v2.0_pri, whole genome shotgun sequence, the proteins below share one genomic window:
- the TMEM151A gene encoding transmembrane protein 151A isoform X2: MPEDGAGDGGEVPALIPDGEPLREEQRPLKQSLGSSLCRESHWKCLLLTLLIHACGAVVAWCRLATVPRLVLGPEAALARGAGGPPPTYPASPCSDGYLYIPLAFVSLLYLLYLAECWHCHVRSCQAPRTDAHTVLALIRRLQQAPPCVWWKATSYHYVRRTRQITRYRNGDAYTTTQVYHERADSRTARGEFDYSAHGVRDVSKELVGLAEHAATRLRFTKCFSFGSAEAEASYLTQRARFFSANEGLDDYLEAREGMHLKDVDFRESLMVFADPRSPPWYARAWVFWLVSAATLSWPLRVVAAYGTAHVHYQVEKLFGASSPPPGAVPSGPPLSRVATVDFTELEWHICSNRQLVPSYSEAVVMGAGSGAYLRGCQRCRRSVSSNSLPPARPSGPRLPFSRSRLSLGAGGRATPGVFRSLSGGPLGRRGEDTEPLESPPCYEDALYFPVLIVHGDSGCQGDGQGAL, translated from the coding sequence CAGCGGCCCCTGAAACAGTCCCTGGGAAGCTCCCTGTGCCGCGAGTCGCACTGGAAGTGCCTGCTCCTCACGCTGCTCATCCACGCCTGCGGGGCCGTGGTGGCCTGGTGTCGCCTGGCCACAGTGCCGCGGCTGGTCCTGGGGCCCGAGGCCGCCTTGGCCCGGGGAGCCGGGGGCCCGCCACCGACCTACCCGGCCAGCCCCTGCTCCGATGGCTACCTGTACATCCCGCTGGCCTTCGTCTCCCTCCTCTACCTCCTCTACCTGGCTGAGTGCTGGCACTGTCACGTGCGGTCCTGCCAGGCGCCACGCACCGACGCCCACACGGTGCTGGCGCTGATCCGCCGGCTGCAGCAGGCGCCGCCGTGCGTCTGGTGGAAGGCCACCAGCTATCACTACGTGCGGCGCACCCGCCAGATCACGCGCTACCGCAACGGCGACGCCTACACCACCACGCAGGTGTACCATGAGCGCGCTGACAGCCGCACGGCCCGCGGCGAGTTTGACTACTCGGCGCACGGCGTCCGCGACGTCTCCAAGGAGCTGGTGGGGCTGGCGGAGCACGCGGCCACGCGGCTGCGCTTCACCAAGTGCTTCAGCTTCGGCAGCGCGGAGGCCGAGGCCTCGTACCTCACGCAGCGGGCGCGCTTCTTCAGCGCCAACGAGGGCCTGGACGACTATCTGGAGGCGCGCGAGGGCATGCACCTGAAGGACGTGGACTTCCGCGAGTCGCTCATGGTCTTCGCCGACCCCCGCAGCCCGCCCTGGTACGCGCGCGCCTGGGTCTTCTGGCTCGTGTCGGCGGCCACGCTGTCGTGGCCCCTGCGCGTCGTGGCCGCCTATGGCACGGCTCACGTGCACTACCAGGTAGAGAAGCTCTTTGGCGCCAGCTCGCCCCCGCCGGGGGCCGTGCCCAGCGGGCCCCCGCTGTCCCGCGTGGCCACAGTGGACTTCACTGAGCTCGAGTGGCACATCTGCTCCAACCGGCAGCTGGtgcccagctactcggaggccgTGGTCATGGGCGCAGGCTCAGGCGCCTACCTCAGAGGCTGCCAGCGCTGCCGCCGCTCTGTCAGCAGCAACTCGCTGCCCCCCGCCCGGCCCAGCGGGCCCCGCCTGCCCTTCAGCCGCAGCCGCCTCTCGCTGGGCGCTGGCGGCCGGGCCACGCCAGGGGTCTTCCGCAGCCTGAGCGGGGGGCCGCTGGGGCGCCGTGGAGAGGACACGGAACCCCTGGAGAGCCCGCCCTGCTATGAGGACGCCCTCTACTTCCCGGTGCTCATTGTCCACGGAGACAGCGGCTGCCAGGGGGATGGGCAGGGTGCTCTCTGA
- the CD248 gene encoding endosialin — protein sequence MLLRLLLAWAAAGPTLGQNPWAAEPRAACGPSSCYALFPRRRTFLEAWRACRELGGDLATPRTPEEAQRVDSLVGAGPASRLLWIGLQRQARQCQLQRPLRGFTWTTGDQDTAFTNWAQPASGGPCPAQRCVALEASGEHRWLEGSCTLAVDGYLCQFGFEGACPALQDEAGQAGPAVYTTPFHLVSTEFEWLPFGSVAAVQCQAGRGASLLCVKQPEGGVGWSRAGPLCLGTGCSPDNGGCEHECVEEVDGHVSCRCTEGFRLAADGRSCEDPCAQAPCEQQCEPGGPQGYSCHCRLGFRPAEDDPHRCVDTDECQIAGVCQQMCVNYVGGFECYCSEGHELEADGISCSPAGAMGAQASQDLGDELLDDGEDEEDEDEAWKAFNGGWTEMPGILWMEPTQPPDFALAYRPSFPEDREPQIPYPEPTWPPPLSAPRVPYHSSVLSVTQPVVVSATRPTLPSAHQPPVIPATHPALSRDHQIPVIAANYPDLPSAYQPGILSVSHPAQPPAHQPPMISTKYPELFPAHQSPMFPDTRVAGTQTTTRLPGIPPSHAPLVTTLGAQLPPQAPDALVLRTQATQLPIIPTAQPSLTTTSRSPVSPAHQISVPAATQPAALPTLLPSQSPTNQTSPISPTHPHSKAPQIPREDGPSPKLALWLPSPAPTAAPTALGEAGLAEHSQRDDRWLLVALLVPTCVFLVVLLALGIVYCTRCGPHAPNKRITDCYRWVIHAGSKSPTEPMPPRGSLTGVQTCRTSV from the coding sequence ATGCTGCTGCGCCTGTTGCTGGCCTGGGCGGCCGCAGGGCCCACACTGGGCCAGAACCCCTGGGCTGCTGAGCCCCGTGCCGCCTGCGGCCCCAGCAGCTGCTACGCTCTCTTCCCACGGCGCCGCACCTTCCTGGAGGCCTGGCGAGCCTGCCGCGAGCTGGGGGGCGACCTGGCCACTCCTCGGACCCCCGAGGAGGCCCAGCGTGTGGACAGCCTGGTGGGTGCGGGCCCAGCCAGCCGGCTGCTGTGGATCGGGCTGCAGCGGCAGGCCCGGCAATGCCAGCTGCAGCGCCCACTGCGCGGCTTCACGTGGACCACAGGGGACCAGGACACGGCTTTCACCAACTGGGCCCAGCCAGCCTctggaggcccctgcccggcccagcgCTGTGTGGCCCTGGAGGCAAGTGGCGAGCACCGCTGGCTGGAGGGCTCGTGCACGCTGGCTGTCGACGGCTACCTGTGCCAGTTTGGCTTCGAGGGCGCCTGCCCGGCGCTGCAAGATGAGGCGGGCCAGGCCGGCCCAGCCGTGTATACCACGCCCTTCCACCTGGTCTCCACAGAGTTTGAGTGGCTGCCCTTCGGCTCCGTGGCCGCTGTGCAGTGCCAGGCTGGCAGGGGAGCCTCTCTGCTCTGCGTGAAGCAGCCTGAGGGAGGTGTGGGCTGGTCACGGGCTGGGCCCCTGTGCCTGGGGACTGGCTGCAGCCCTGACAACGGGGGCTGCGAACACGAATGTGTGGAGGAGGTGGATGGTCACGTGTCATGCCGCTGCACTGAGGGCTTCCGGCTGGCAGCAGACGGGCGCAGTTGCGAGGACCCCTGTGCCCAGGCTCCGTGCGAGCAGCAGTGTGAGCCCGGTGGGCCACAAGGCTACAGCTGCCACTGTCGCCTGGGTTTCCGGCCAGCGGAGGATGATCCACACCGCTGTGTGGACACAGATGAGTGCCAGATTGCCGGTGTGTGCCAGCAGATGTGTGTCAACTACGTTGGTGGCTTCGAGTGTTATTGTAGCGAGGGACATGAGCTGGAGGCTGATGGCATCAGCTGCAGCCCTGCAGGGGCCATGGGTGCCCAGGCTTCCCAGGACCTCGGAGATGAGTTGCTGGATGACGGGGAGGATGAGGAAGATGAAGACGAGGCCTGGAAGGCCTTCAATGGTGGCTGGACGGAGATGCCTGGGATCCTGTGGATGGAGCCTACGCAGCCGCCTGACTTTGCCCTGGCCTATAGACCGAGCTTCCCAGAGGACAGAGAGCCACAGATACCCTACCCGGAGCCCACCTGGCCACCCCCGCTCAGTGCCCCCAGGGTCCCCTACCACTCCTCAGTGCTCTCCGTCACCCAGCCTGTGGTGGTCTCTGCCACGCGCCCCACACTGCCTTCTGCCCACCAGCCTCCTGTGATCCCTGCCACACACCCAGCTTTGTCCCGTGACCACCAGATCCCCGTGATCGCAGCCAACTATCCAGATCTGCCTTCTGCCTACCAACCTggtattctctctgtctctcatccagcacagccccctgcccaccagcCCCCCATGATCTCAACCAAATATCCGGAGCTCTTCCCTGCCCACCAGTCCCCCATGTTTCCAGACACCCGGGTCGCTGGCACCCAGACCACCACTCGTTTGCCTGGAATCCCACCTAGCCATGCCCCTCTGGTCACCACCCTCGGTGCCCAGCTACCCCCTCAAGCCCCAGATGCCCTTGTCCTCAGAACCCAGGCCACCCAGCTTCCCATTATCCCAACTGCCCAGCCCTCTCTGACCACCACTTCCAGGTCCCCTGTGTCTCCTGCCCATCAAATCTCTGTGCCTGCTGCCACCCAGCCCgcagccctccccaccctcctgccCTCTCAGAGCCCCACTAACCAGACCTCACCCATCAGCCCTACACATCCCCATTCCAAAGCCCCCCAAATCCCAAGGGAAGATGGCCCCAGTCCCAAGTTGGCCCTGTGGCTGCCCTCACCAGCTCCCACAGCAGCCCCAACAGCCCTGGGGGAGGCTGGTCTTGCCGAGCACAGCCAGAGGGATGACCGGTGGCTGCTGGTGGCGCTCCTGGTGCCAACGTGTGTCTTTTTGGTGGTCCTGCTTGCACTGGGCATCGTGTACTGCACCCGCTGTGGCCCCCATGCACCCAACAAGCGCATCACTGACTGCTATCGCTGGGTCATCCATGCTGGGAGCAAGAGCCCAACAGAACCCATGCCCCCCAGGGGCAGCCTCACAGGGGTGCAGACCTGCAGAACCAGCGTGTGA